The following are encoded together in the Flavobacterium sp. TR2 genome:
- a CDS encoding DUF4197 domain-containing protein, with the protein MKKILLLAVTFSLTSCAQVQQTLNQLPQIASQIPTTGTVDIASGLKEALNKGITQQVSKLTAVDGFYKNEAVKILMPEELQKVDATLRKVGLSSLADEGIKMLNRAAEDAVKEATPIFVTAVKNMTFTDAKNILLGNDNAATNYLQTSTTTALYAKFNPVIKSSFEKVGADAVWTKIITKYNTIPLVKKVNPDLTDYTTNQALSGVFKMIAVEEKEIRNDISARTTPLLQKVFAMQDGK; encoded by the coding sequence ATGAAAAAGATTTTACTATTAGCCGTTACATTTTCGCTTACTTCTTGCGCACAGGTACAACAGACTTTAAATCAACTGCCTCAAATCGCATCTCAGATTCCAACTACCGGAACTGTTGACATTGCTTCTGGATTAAAAGAAGCTTTAAATAAGGGAATTACACAACAAGTGAGCAAATTAACTGCTGTAGATGGTTTTTATAAGAACGAAGCTGTAAAAATTTTAATGCCCGAAGAATTGCAGAAAGTAGACGCGACCCTGCGTAAAGTGGGATTGAGCTCTCTCGCAGATGAAGGAATCAAAATGCTGAATCGTGCTGCTGAAGATGCCGTAAAAGAAGCAACTCCAATTTTTGTTACAGCAGTAAAAAACATGACTTTTACAGATGCTAAAAACATTCTTTTAGGAAATGACAATGCCGCAACAAATTATTTGCAAACTAGTACAACCACTGCACTATACGCCAAATTTAATCCTGTAATTAAAAGTTCTTTCGAAAAAGTTGGCGCAGATGCTGTATGGACAAAAATTATAACCAAATACAACACTATTCCGTTAGTTAAAAAAGTAAATCCAGATTTGACTGATTATACAACCAATCAAGCTTTGTCTGGTGTTTTTAAAATGATTGCTGTTGAAGAAAAAGAAATCAGAAACGATATTTCTGCAAGAACAACGCCTTTATTGCAAAAGGTTTTTGCTATGCAGGATGGAAAATAA
- the purU gene encoding formyltetrahydrofolate deformylase: MQKITILIHCKDQKGIIAAVTTFIAKVEGNITYIDQHVDVEQNVFFMRLECEFTNQGNSIDAIKEEFSRTLAADFNMSWDLYNQEQKPKMALFVSKYDHCLFDILGRYSADELGVEIPMIISNHNDLRSIAERFDIPFHYVPFTKDNKEEGEARQIELLKRYQINFIVLARYMQIVTPKVISLYENKIINIHHSFLPAFPGAKPYHSAFKRGVKIIGATSHYVTEELDEGPIIEQDIARVSHIHSVEDFIMKGRDLERIVLARAIKLHAERKTMVYSNKTVVFS, encoded by the coding sequence ATGCAAAAAATTACCATACTTATTCATTGCAAGGACCAAAAAGGAATTATTGCTGCAGTGACTACTTTTATTGCTAAGGTAGAAGGAAACATTACATACATCGACCAGCACGTTGATGTAGAACAAAATGTATTTTTTATGCGTTTAGAATGTGAATTTACCAATCAGGGCAATAGTATTGATGCCATAAAAGAAGAATTCAGCAGAACGCTTGCCGCCGATTTTAATATGTCTTGGGATTTGTACAATCAGGAGCAGAAGCCTAAAATGGCTTTGTTTGTTTCTAAGTACGATCACTGCTTATTCGACATTTTAGGACGTTACAGTGCTGATGAATTGGGTGTGGAAATTCCGATGATCATAAGCAATCATAATGATTTGCGTTCGATAGCTGAACGTTTCGATATTCCGTTTCACTATGTTCCTTTTACAAAAGACAATAAAGAAGAAGGCGAAGCAAGGCAAATAGAGCTTTTGAAAAGATATCAGATCAATTTTATCGTTTTGGCGCGTTATATGCAGATTGTCACGCCAAAAGTGATTTCGCTTTACGAAAATAAAATCATCAATATCCATCACTCCTTTTTACCAGCTTTTCCAGGTGCAAAACCGTATCATTCGGCTTTTAAACGCGGCGTAAAAATTATTGGAGCTACAAGTCATTACGTAACAGAAGAATTAGACGAAGGTCCAATCATCGAACAAGATATTGCTAGAGTCTCACACATCCATTCTGTAGAAGATTTTATCATGAAAGGCCGTGATTTGGAACGAATTGTTCTAGCACGAGCCATTAAACTTCATGCCGAAAGGAAAACAATGGTTTATAGCAATAAGACGGTTGTTTTTTCATAA
- a CDS encoding cytochrome c oxidase assembly factor 1 family protein, with translation MEDSNELVQSKSWLNRNWKWLIPSGCLTLILLVALFIGGIFYEVTSVLKDSEAYRESMTALQNNKLVVEKLGSPIETDGIVSGSVTSSNSVKTCDVQVPIKGPKGKGTLFVVGEKRGKWKYSEMSVYIENTQEKIDLLQK, from the coding sequence ATGGAAGATTCTAACGAATTAGTGCAAAGTAAAAGCTGGCTAAACAGAAACTGGAAATGGCTGATTCCCAGCGGCTGCTTAACTCTTATATTATTAGTGGCTTTGTTTATAGGGGGAATTTTCTATGAAGTTACTTCTGTATTAAAAGATTCTGAAGCGTATAGAGAATCTATGACGGCACTGCAAAACAATAAATTGGTAGTCGAGAAACTTGGCTCTCCTATAGAAACAGACGGAATTGTTTCTGGAAGTGTCACTTCTTCCAATAGTGTTAAAACTTGCGATGTGCAAGTTCCAATAAAAGGCCCTAAGGGAAAAGGAACTTTGTTTGTTGTGGGCGAGAAAAGAGGAAAATGGAAATACAGTGAAATGTCGGTTTATATTGAAAATACTCAGGAGAAAATAGATTTATTGCAGAAATAA